A single Sodalis-like secondary symbiont of Drepanosiphum platanoidis DNA region contains:
- the rnt gene encoding ribonuclease T, translated as MIINNINNIRNRFRGFYPVIIDIETAGFDPNNNPLLEIAAITIKMNKYGWISIDNIIHFHIKPFSGSFLKKEALEFNKIDPNNPLRGAVKEITAISKIFKIINKELKNQLCNKAIVVAHNASFDHSFLMAAITRVNIKNNPFHPFTMFDTATLSGILLGQTVLSKACIVAGINFNNSEAHSALYDALRTAELFSELVNKWKKFGGWPISFFSKNKKNK; from the coding sequence ATGATTATAAATAATATAAATAATATTCGTAATAGATTTAGAGGATTTTATCCAGTTATAATTGATATAGAAACTGCTGGATTTGATCCAAATAATAATCCATTATTAGAAATAGCAGCAATTACTATAAAAATGAATAAATATGGATGGATTTCAATAGATAATATAATTCATTTTCATATTAAACCTTTTTCTGGATCTTTTTTAAAAAAAGAAGCATTAGAATTTAATAAAATAGATCCAAATAATCCATTAAGAGGTGCTGTAAAAGAAATTACAGCAATTTCTAAAATTTTTAAAATTATTAATAAAGAATTAAAAAATCAATTATGTAATAAAGCAATTGTTGTTGCTCATAATGCTTCATTTGATCATAGTTTTTTAATGGCTGCTATTACAAGAGTAAATATAAAAAATAATCCATTTCATCCTTTTACAATGTTTGATACTGCAACTTTAAGTGGAATACTTTTAGGTCAAACTGTTTTATCTAAAGCATGTATAGTAGCTGGAATTAATTTTAATAATTCAGAAGCTCATTCAGCTTTATATGATGCTCTTCGTACTGCTGAATTATTTTCTGAATTAGTAAATAAATGGAAAAAATTTGGAGGATGGCCTATTTCTTTTTTTTCAAAAAATAAAAAAAATAAATAA
- the folD gene encoding bifunctional methylenetetrahydrofolate dehydrogenase/methenyltetrahydrofolate cyclohydrolase FolD, translating to MNKKILDGKYVSKKIKYKITKKINKRIKKNKKIPVLAAILIGNDIPSKIYIKKKQKICNEVGIKSIIYNLSENINEYNLIKLINKLNNNKNIDGILIQYPLPKHINKNNIIEKISPYKDVDGLHPYNIGKLCQNNPIIHPCTPLGIITLIKYYKIKISRLHAVIVGKSNIVGQPMSLELLISGCTVTITHSLTNNLKYHIKQADLLIVAVGKPNFIPGYWIKKGAIVIDVGINRLNSGKIVGDVDFLNAINNVSYITPVPGGIGPMTVISLIQNILLICEKYNKF from the coding sequence ATAAATAAAAAAATTTTAGATGGTAAATATGTATCTAAAAAAATTAAATATAAAATAACTAAAAAAATTAATAAACGTATAAAAAAAAATAAAAAAATTCCTGTTCTTGCAGCAATACTTATTGGAAATGATATTCCTTCAAAAATTTATATTAAAAAAAAACAAAAAATTTGTAATGAAGTTGGAATAAAATCTATTATTTATAATTTATCTGAAAATATAAATGAATATAATTTAATTAAATTAATAAATAAATTAAATAATAATAAAAATATTGATGGAATACTTATTCAATATCCATTACCAAAACATATAAATAAAAATAATATTATTGAAAAAATATCTCCATATAAAGATGTAGATGGTTTACATCCATATAATATTGGAAAATTATGTCAAAATAATCCAATAATACATCCATGTACTCCTTTAGGAATTATAACATTAATAAAATATTATAAAATAAAAATATCAAGATTGCATGCAGTAATAGTTGGAAAATCAAATATTGTTGGACAACCAATGAGTTTAGAATTATTAATTTCTGGGTGTACAGTTACTATTACACATAGTTTAACTAATAATTTAAAATATCATATTAAACAAGCTGATTTATTAATTGTAGCAGTTGGTAAACCAAATTTTATTCCTGGATATTGGATTAAAAAAGGAGCTATTGTAATAGATGTAGGAATAAATAGATTAAATTCTGGTAAAATAGTAGGAGATGTTGATTTTTTAAATGCTATAAATAATGTTTCTTATATTACTCCTGTTCCTGGAGGAATTGGTCCAATGACAGTTATTTCATTAATTCAAAATATTTTGTTAATTTGTGAAAAATATAATAAATTTTAA
- the tpiA gene encoding triose-phosphate isomerase, whose translation MKIPLIVANWKLNGNENILTKYVKNLYNKFNNVKNINIAIAPPIIYLNILKKIIGKKNIFLCSQNVDIHENGSFTGEISAKMLKDIGVKYSIIGHSERRNFHKENYEYISKKFNILIKNNITPILCVGENIKEYISNKSIQTCINQISCIINNLGIKFFKNIVIAYEPIWAIGTGHAANKEHIQKVHKNIRKYIKKYDKKISESIIIQYGGSVNIDNVKDLFFQKDINGFLIGKSSLEINNFISIINNIQECL comes from the coding sequence ATGAAAATTCCATTAATTGTTGCTAATTGGAAATTAAATGGAAATGAAAATATTTTAACAAAATATGTAAAAAATTTATATAATAAATTTAATAATGTTAAAAATATTAATATAGCTATTGCACCTCCAATAATATATTTAAATATTTTAAAAAAAATTATAGGAAAAAAAAATATTTTTCTTTGTTCACAAAATGTTGATATCCATGAAAATGGATCTTTTACTGGTGAAATTTCTGCTAAGATGTTAAAAGATATTGGAGTAAAATATTCTATTATTGGTCATTCTGAGAGAAGAAATTTTCATAAAGAAAATTATGAATATATTTCAAAAAAATTTAATATTTTAATTAAAAATAATATTACTCCTATTTTATGTGTTGGGGAAAATATAAAAGAATATATTTCTAATAAAAGTATACAAACATGTATAAATCAAATTTCTTGTATAATTAATAATTTAGGTATAAAATTTTTTAAAAATATTGTTATAGCATATGAACCAATTTGGGCCATAGGAACTGGACATGCAGCTAATAAAGAACATATACAAAAAGTTCATAAAAATATAAGAAAATATATAAAAAAATATGATAAAAAAATATCAGAAAGTATTATTATTCAATATGGTGGATCTGTTAACATTGATAATGTAAAAGATTTATTTTTTCAAAAAGATATTAATGGATTTTTAATTGGAAAATCTTCACTTGAAATTAATAATTTTATATCTATAATAAATAATATACAAGAATGTTTATAA
- a CDS encoding UDP-2,3-diacylglucosamine diphosphatase has protein sequence MIFISDIHLNIKNPITIKKFLKFLKYSLNNIKSLYILGDLFDVWIGDDYKNILYKKIAHELFSLKNRGISCYFIPGNHDFLIGKYYAKSCGMILLPEKKIINFLNKKIIILHGDSLCINDYSYKIFRYIIRSKFLKNIFLRLPLYLRLKIFKKIQNKSNLKKKYKFNIKINEKKILKIFNETNFDIMIHGHIHQKNIFILKNKNKIFYRAVLGSWENNGSAIYITKSKIKLINFLF, from the coding sequence ATGATTTTTATATCAGATATACATCTTAATATAAAAAATCCAATAACAATTAAAAAATTTTTAAAATTTCTTAAATATTCTTTAAATAATATAAAATCTTTATATATCTTAGGTGATTTATTTGATGTATGGATTGGAGACGATTATAAAAATATATTATATAAAAAAATTGCTCATGAACTTTTTTCTTTAAAAAACAGAGGTATATCATGTTATTTTATTCCAGGAAATCATGATTTTTTAATTGGAAAATATTATGCAAAATCTTGTGGAATGATTTTATTACCTGAAAAAAAAATAATTAATTTTTTAAATAAAAAAATAATTATATTACATGGTGATTCTCTTTGTATTAATGATTATTCATATAAAATATTTAGATATATAATAAGATCTAAATTTTTAAAAAATATATTTTTACGTCTTCCATTATATTTGCGTTTAAAAATATTTAAAAAAATTCAAAACAAATCTAATTTAAAAAAAAAATATAAATTTAATATAAAAATTAATGAAAAAAAAATTTTAAAAATATTTAATGAAACAAATTTTGATATTATGATTCATGGTCATATACATCAAAAAAATATTTTTATATTAAAAAATAAAAATAAAATTTTTTATAGAGCTGTTTTAGGATCATGGGAAAATAATGGATCTGCTATATATATTACAAAATCAAAAATAAAATTAATTAATTTTTTATTTTAA
- the tsgA gene encoding MFS transporter TsgA has translation MNKNNLLKLTWISFLSYGLTGALVIVTGIILENVANYFNLSISKMSNTFTFLNAGILTAIFINSWLMEKISLKKELIFGFILMVVSTINLILAKNLILFSISMFIFGLVSGITMSIGTYLITILYKGKIRGSKLLLTDSFFSMAGTLFPILGGIFISHHIQWYWIYICITLIYFIIFILTIFSDFSFIEKKNKIKLKFIFSFKEKLGFPIILLSISALCYILGQLSLISWLPLYVTSQFNVKMEYSSRLVSYFWTSYMIGMWVFSILLRYFNLQYTITILTAISSYIIYLLINSTNLCMFPSYLCFLGFFSSSIYTTIITLGSQQTKVVSPIIVNMILIFGTIGTMLTFIITGPFVYNFGIKSALYISNILYIIVFLLCLTLGFFSYYKINK, from the coding sequence ATGAATAAAAACAATTTATTAAAATTAACTTGGATTAGTTTTTTATCATATGGATTAACTGGTGCATTAGTTATTGTAACAGGAATAATACTTGAAAATGTTGCAAATTATTTTAATTTATCTATTTCAAAAATGAGCAATACATTTACTTTTTTAAATGCAGGTATTTTAACAGCAATTTTTATTAATTCTTGGTTAATGGAAAAAATATCTTTAAAAAAAGAATTAATATTTGGATTTATATTAATGGTAGTTTCTACAATTAATTTAATTTTAGCAAAAAATTTAATTTTATTTTCTATTTCTATGTTTATTTTTGGATTAGTTAGTGGAATAACTATGTCAATTGGAACTTATTTAATTACAATTTTATATAAAGGAAAAATTAGAGGATCAAAATTATTATTAACAGATTCTTTTTTTAGTATGGCTGGTACTTTATTTCCAATATTAGGAGGAATATTTATTTCACATCATATCCAATGGTATTGGATTTATATATGTATTACTTTAATATATTTTATTATTTTTATTTTAACAATTTTTTCTGATTTTTCTTTTATAGAAAAAAAAAATAAAATTAAATTAAAATTTATATTTTCTTTTAAAGAAAAATTAGGTTTTCCTATAATTTTATTATCTATATCTGCATTATGTTATATTCTTGGTCAATTAAGTTTAATTTCTTGGCTTCCTTTATATGTTACATCTCAATTTAATGTAAAAATGGAATATTCAAGTAGATTAGTAAGTTATTTTTGGACTTCTTACATGATAGGTATGTGGGTATTTAGTATATTATTACGTTATTTTAATCTTCAATATACTATTACAATATTAACTGCTATATCTTCATATATTATATATCTTTTAATTAATTCTACAAATTTATGTATGTTTCCAAGTTATCTTTGTTTTTTAGGTTTTTTTTCAAGTTCTATATATACAACTATAATTACACTTGGATCACAACAAACTAAAGTAGTATCTCCAATAATTGTTAATATGATTTTAATTTTTGGAACTATTGGAACTATGTTAACATTTATAATAACAGGTCCTTTTGTATATAATTTTGGAATTAAATCAGCATTATATATATCAAATATATTATATATAATAGTATTTTTATTATGTTTAACACTTGGTTTTTTTAGTTATTATAAAATTAATAAATAA
- the cysS gene encoding cysteine--tRNA ligase, whose amino-acid sequence MLKIFNTLTKKKEKFKSIYSKIVNIYVCGVTVYDLCHIGHGRTFVIFDMIVRYFNYIGYKVNYIRNITDIEDKIIIQSNKLKKNIYQLTNDMIYEMHKDFDKLNILRPTFEPRATNNIKYIIKIIKILLKNKKAYIAPDGNVFFSVSSQKNYGNLSKQNIFKLKEGIRIKKNFNKKNFKDFILWKLSPLQEPSWDSPWGNGRPGWHIECSSINYKYFNSHCDIHGGGSDLIFPHHENEIAQSFSIKNKSCVNFWIHSGTIINNNKKMSKSLGNFLYLRNIMKKYHPEVIRYFFMSSHYRNNISYKENELIKSQNSLKKLYTVLNNTNTNIKPFGGDIFIKEFNKSMNNDFNTPQAYCVLFKLVKKINYMKKKESKLINGLSSTLKYLGQILGIFKENPKNFLKNFTKKNNKYIIKLIKQRNIAREKCQWDISDKLRKKLLSMGIFIKDKSYKKNI is encoded by the coding sequence ATGTTAAAAATTTTTAATACACTAACTAAAAAAAAAGAAAAATTTAAATCAATATATTCAAAAATTGTTAATATATATGTATGTGGTGTAACTGTATATGATTTATGTCATATTGGTCATGGAAGAACTTTTGTAATTTTTGATATGATAGTTCGTTATTTTAATTATATTGGATATAAAGTTAATTATATAAGAAATATAACTGATATTGAAGATAAAATAATAATACAATCAAATAAATTAAAAAAAAATATTTATCAATTAACAAATGATATGATTTATGAAATGCATAAAGATTTTGATAAATTAAATATACTTAGACCAACTTTTGAACCTAGAGCTACTAATAATATAAAATATATAATTAAAATTATTAAAATATTATTAAAAAATAAAAAAGCATATATAGCTCCAGATGGAAATGTATTTTTTTCAGTTTCTAGTCAAAAAAATTATGGTAATTTATCAAAACAAAACATTTTTAAATTAAAAGAAGGAATTAGAATAAAAAAAAATTTTAATAAAAAAAATTTTAAAGATTTTATTTTATGGAAATTATCTCCTTTACAAGAACCTAGTTGGGATTCACCATGGGGAAATGGACGTCCTGGTTGGCATATAGAATGTTCTTCTATAAATTATAAGTATTTTAATTCTCATTGTGATATACATGGAGGAGGATCAGATTTAATTTTTCCTCATCATGAAAATGAAATAGCACAATCATTTTCTATAAAAAATAAATCTTGTGTAAATTTTTGGATTCATAGTGGTACTATTATTAATAATAATAAAAAAATGTCTAAATCATTAGGAAATTTTTTATATTTAAGAAATATAATGAAAAAATATCATCCTGAAGTTATAAGATATTTTTTTATGTCATCACATTATAGAAATAATATTTCTTATAAAGAAAATGAATTAATTAAATCACAAAATTCTTTAAAAAAACTCTATACTGTATTAAATAATACAAATACAAATATTAAACCTTTTGGAGGAGATATTTTTATTAAAGAATTTAATAAATCTATGAATAATGATTTTAATACTCCACAAGCATATTGTGTTTTATTTAAATTAGTAAAAAAAATTAATTATATGAAAAAAAAAGAATCAAAGTTAATAAATGGTTTATCATCTACTTTAAAATATCTTGGTCAAATTCTTGGTATTTTTAAAGAAAATCCAAAAAATTTTTTAAAAAATTTTACAAAAAAAAATAATAAATATATAATTAAATTAATTAAACAACGTAATATTGCAAGAGAAAAATGTCAATGGGATATATCAGATAAATTAAGAAAAAAACTTTTATCTATGGGTATTTTTATTAAAGATAAATCATATAAAAAAAATATTTAA
- the grxD gene encoding Grx4 family monothiol glutaredoxin, giving the protein MNLTIKKIKKQISKNFIILYMKGSPKIPLCGFSAKVSKIISTYNIKFAYIDVLDHQDIRLELPIFSQWPTFPQLWISGKLIGGCDIVTEMHKNNTLFNLLKK; this is encoded by the coding sequence GTGAATTTAACAATAAAAAAAATAAAAAAACAAATTTCAAAAAATTTCATAATATTATATATGAAAGGATCTCCTAAAATTCCACTTTGTGGTTTTTCTGCTAAAGTTTCTAAAATAATTTCTACTTATAATATAAAATTTGCATATATAGATGTATTAGATCATCAAGATATTAGATTAGAATTACCAATTTTTTCACAATGGCCTACTTTTCCACAATTATGGATTTCTGGAAAATTAATTGGTGGATGTGATATTGTTACAGAAATGCATAAAAATAATACATTATTTAATCTTTTAAAAAAATAG